The proteins below come from a single Hyphomicrobium denitrificans ATCC 51888 genomic window:
- a CDS encoding outer membrane protein assembly factor BamD, which produces MTFVGNLRRTLSAVAVVAALAGAGCASNKLDTSALNPDPPSKMFANADAKMSSGSFDDAAKQFEAVDREHPYSPEARKSIVMAAYAYYRAGKTPEAIASAERYVALHPGTKEAPMAHHIIAMSYFDDLKTANRDQTAARKALEQFKILRTRFPESEYSRDADNKIRICMDNLAAQEMEVGRYYLNQHNYVAAINRFKTVVSDYQTTAHVEEALARLVESYMALGVVTEAQNAAAILGHNYPDSKWYKDSYALLQSGGVGPRDDSGSWLSKAWKSVPKFGLGSG; this is translated from the coding sequence ATGACATTCGTGGGGAACCTCAGAAGAACTTTGAGCGCCGTTGCCGTCGTTGCCGCGCTGGCTGGCGCAGGCTGCGCCTCGAACAAGCTCGATACGTCAGCGCTCAATCCCGATCCACCGTCGAAAATGTTCGCCAATGCCGACGCGAAGATGTCGAGCGGCAGTTTCGATGATGCTGCGAAGCAGTTCGAGGCTGTCGACCGCGAGCACCCGTATTCGCCGGAAGCGCGCAAATCGATCGTCATGGCGGCTTACGCCTACTATCGCGCAGGCAAGACGCCCGAGGCGATCGCATCGGCTGAGCGTTACGTCGCGCTGCATCCGGGCACGAAAGAAGCGCCGATGGCGCATCACATCATCGCCATGTCCTACTTCGACGATCTGAAGACGGCGAACCGGGATCAGACGGCCGCTCGCAAGGCGCTTGAGCAATTCAAGATCCTGCGTACGCGTTTCCCGGAGAGCGAATATTCGCGCGACGCCGACAACAAGATCCGTATCTGCATGGATAACCTTGCAGCGCAGGAGATGGAGGTCGGGCGCTACTACCTCAACCAGCACAATTACGTCGCCGCGATCAATCGCTTCAAAACCGTCGTGAGCGATTATCAGACGACGGCGCATGTCGAGGAAGCGCTGGCGCGTCTGGTCGAGTCCTATATGGCGCTCGGAGTCGTCACCGAGGCGCAGAACGCGGCGGCAATCCTCGGGCACAACTATCCCGACAGCAAGTGGTACAAGGATTCCTACGCCCTCCTGCAGTCGGGCGGCGTCGGTCCGCGTGACGATTCGGGTTCGTGGCTCTCCAAGGCCTGGAAGTCGGTGCCGAAGTTCGGTTTGGGTAGCGGCTGA
- the lpxC gene encoding UDP-3-O-acyl-N-acetylglucosamine deacetylase produces the protein MSNRFIGARQTTLAREIQLTGTGVHSGAPVSLTLHPAEADTGLRFLVTKRGRVISEIAAHVANVKNLTLCTVIGDEAGTTVGTVEHLLAALRGLSIDNLYIEIDSKEVPIMDGSSAEFVEAIDRVGIRELSEPRKYIKVLKSVRVEEGGCWGSLEPYSGFRMDVEIDFTSPVIGRQRLQYEMSPGIFRHEISRARTFGFMSDVEKLWKAGLALGADLSNTVAIGDGKVMNREGLRYPQEFVRHKMLDAVGDLALAGMPLLGAYRSYRGGHRLNSMVLQALFSDASNWAVVQAPKTRATRAPVQITAPAALAAAE, from the coding sequence ATGTCGAATCGATTCATCGGTGCGCGGCAAACCACGCTTGCCCGCGAAATCCAGTTGACAGGCACGGGGGTGCACAGCGGAGCTCCGGTATCACTTACACTGCATCCAGCAGAAGCTGATACTGGGCTCCGCTTTCTCGTTACGAAACGAGGAAGAGTCATTTCGGAAATCGCGGCGCACGTTGCCAATGTCAAAAATCTGACGCTCTGCACCGTTATTGGTGATGAAGCAGGTACGACGGTCGGAACCGTCGAGCATCTTCTCGCCGCTTTGCGTGGTCTCTCGATTGATAATCTCTATATCGAGATCGACAGCAAAGAAGTTCCGATCATGGACGGCAGCTCGGCGGAATTCGTCGAGGCGATCGACCGGGTCGGCATCCGGGAGCTTTCCGAGCCCCGCAAATACATCAAAGTTCTGAAATCGGTTCGTGTCGAAGAAGGCGGCTGCTGGGGCTCGCTTGAGCCTTACTCCGGCTTCCGCATGGACGTCGAAATCGACTTCACCTCGCCCGTCATCGGCCGCCAGCGGCTCCAGTACGAGATGAGCCCGGGCATTTTTCGTCACGAAATTTCTCGCGCTCGCACGTTCGGCTTCATGAGCGACGTGGAGAAGCTGTGGAAAGCCGGTCTGGCGCTCGGCGCCGACCTCTCCAACACCGTCGCGATCGGCGACGGCAAAGTGATGAACCGCGAGGGGCTGCGTTATCCCCAGGAGTTCGTCCGTCACAAAATGCTGGATGCCGTGGGTGATCTCGCGCTCGCCGGTATGCCGCTGCTCGGCGCTTATCGCTCGTACCGTGGCGGTCATCGCCTCAACTCGATGGTGCTGCAGGCGCTCTTCTCCGACGCATCGAACTGGGCGGTCGTGCAGGCCCCCAAGACCCGCGCAACCCGCGCGCCGGTCCAGATCACGGCTCCGGCAGCTCTCGCTGCTGCCGAATAG
- a CDS encoding 50S ribosomal protein L11 methyltransferase: protein MTFRKFAADFTDRAQANATGNAMQDFLEPPPDALTIFEHGPERWRVEAYFDTAQGPRDIASELAGFIPEPLPAFTTEDVPDLNWVAISQAALPPVRAGRFTIHGSHDRDRVARGPNTILIDAGEAFGTAHHATTLGCLLAIDRLVRSHTFGPVLDLGCGSGVLAIAVAKSLPHARIVAADMDAQSVKVAAENVRINGVARQIKVTEASATTHPDIRSRAPFDLLIANILAGPLIQLAPSFSRAVAQRGTLVLSGILIPQAPEVIASYLTQGFTLQRHDRITGWSTLTFARR, encoded by the coding sequence ATGACGTTCAGAAAATTCGCGGCCGACTTCACCGATCGCGCGCAAGCCAATGCGACCGGCAACGCCATGCAGGATTTTCTCGAGCCCCCGCCCGACGCGCTGACCATATTCGAGCACGGACCGGAGCGCTGGCGCGTCGAAGCCTATTTCGACACGGCGCAAGGCCCGCGAGATATCGCAAGCGAGTTGGCCGGGTTCATCCCCGAACCATTGCCGGCGTTCACCACCGAAGACGTCCCCGATTTGAACTGGGTCGCGATCTCGCAAGCAGCACTCCCGCCCGTCCGGGCAGGACGCTTCACGATCCACGGCAGTCACGATCGCGACCGCGTCGCGCGCGGACCCAACACGATTTTGATCGACGCGGGCGAAGCGTTCGGCACGGCCCACCATGCAACGACGCTCGGCTGCCTGCTGGCCATCGACCGCTTGGTGCGATCGCACACATTTGGCCCCGTTCTCGACCTTGGCTGCGGATCGGGCGTGCTCGCGATCGCCGTCGCCAAGTCGCTCCCGCACGCCCGCATCGTCGCTGCCGACATGGATGCGCAATCGGTCAAGGTTGCAGCCGAAAACGTCCGCATCAATGGCGTCGCCCGCCAGATCAAGGTCACCGAGGCGAGCGCCACGACGCATCCTGACATCCGCAGCCGCGCGCCGTTCGATCTCCTGATTGCGAACATCCTCGCCGGACCTCTGATCCAACTGGCGCCGAGTTTTTCTCGCGCCGTCGCGCAACGCGGAACGCTCGTGCTGTCCGGAATTCTCATTCCGCAGGCGCCGGAAGTAATCGCCAGCTATCTGACGCAGGGCTTCACGCTGCAGCGCCACGACCGCATCACCGGCTGGTCGACGCTGACGTTCGCCCGCCGTTAA
- a CDS encoding TMEM143 family protein — protein MSAEMTNGRLYQKQGLFQRLHDLTDLDARPAPVSEGQESKPAHDVLEADDKRKRERFIPVTRFALLDRLTLPYLWPAGQAADARRFFRYLDYWRQQQYFALLLDLEQTYETFSPDSDLLMTRNFSDDDRDVLKHRVFEGVESLLQRANYERIDPTDVEMILTRDSHYGLDLNVDMKAFERIVIYYRGASNQKYERRSIRKFLRKEEFDVPIFQRLFIMFKLKPFETRVEEVMREKKCNRASAEKTVQRARNHMPPGISEKNIYLKLFKNIPRTDVEMIFPNTEVRFRSLDKLRLGVTASGGLGMGAFGAAGKIALLASNPIAAAGALAGLGGIAARQAMGFFNQKQRYMVVMAQNLYFHTMADNRGVILKIAARGAEEDLKEEMLLYSVLAKEKATRADLPSIDLAIESYLTRTFGIKVDFEIDDALDRLIRDGIVVENADGTFVTLPPAQAAKHIDEKWDQFLDYLPDPIPSEGYEFEGRNPPSAA, from the coding sequence ATGTCGGCAGAGATGACGAATGGCCGTCTGTACCAAAAGCAGGGGCTGTTCCAGCGCCTTCATGATCTGACAGACCTCGACGCCAGACCCGCGCCGGTCAGCGAAGGACAAGAGTCCAAGCCGGCCCATGACGTTCTCGAAGCCGACGACAAGCGCAAACGCGAACGCTTCATTCCCGTAACAAGATTTGCGCTGCTGGATCGCCTGACGTTGCCGTATCTATGGCCCGCGGGCCAGGCCGCCGATGCGCGCCGCTTTTTCCGCTACCTCGACTACTGGCGCCAGCAGCAATATTTCGCGCTGCTCCTCGATCTCGAACAGACTTACGAAACGTTCTCGCCCGATAGCGACCTGCTGATGACGCGCAACTTTTCCGATGACGATCGCGACGTTCTCAAGCACCGCGTGTTCGAGGGCGTGGAAAGCCTTCTGCAGCGCGCCAACTACGAGCGCATCGATCCGACCGACGTCGAGATGATCCTGACGCGCGACAGCCACTACGGCCTCGACCTAAACGTCGACATGAAGGCTTTCGAGCGCATCGTGATCTACTATCGCGGCGCATCCAACCAGAAATACGAACGCCGCAGCATTCGGAAATTCCTGCGCAAGGAAGAATTCGACGTTCCGATCTTCCAACGCCTCTTCATCATGTTCAAGCTGAAGCCGTTTGAAACGCGCGTAGAAGAAGTGATGCGCGAAAAAAAATGCAACCGTGCCAGCGCCGAAAAGACGGTACAGCGCGCACGCAACCACATGCCGCCCGGCATCTCCGAAAAGAACATCTATCTCAAACTCTTCAAGAACATCCCTCGCACCGACGTCGAGATGATTTTTCCGAATACGGAAGTGCGCTTCCGCTCGTTGGATAAGCTGCGACTCGGCGTGACGGCTAGCGGCGGTCTCGGCATGGGCGCGTTCGGAGCGGCTGGAAAAATCGCGCTTCTCGCGAGCAATCCAATTGCAGCTGCCGGAGCGCTCGCGGGCCTGGGCGGCATCGCGGCCAGACAGGCGATGGGCTTCTTCAATCAGAAGCAGCGCTATATGGTCGTGATGGCGCAGAACCTTTACTTCCACACGATGGCCGACAACCGCGGCGTCATCCTCAAGATCGCCGCGCGCGGCGCCGAGGAAGACTTGAAGGAAGAAATGCTTCTCTACAGCGTGTTGGCGAAGGAAAAGGCGACGCGCGCCGACCTTCCGTCCATCGATCTGGCGATCGAATCTTATTTAACGCGGACGTTCGGCATCAAAGTTGATTTTGAAATCGACGACGCGCTGGACCGCCTGATCCGCGACGGCATCGTCGTCGAAAATGCCGACGGAACATTTGTCACATTGCCGCCGGCCCAGGCCGCGAAACACATCGACGAGAAATGGGACCAGTTCCTCGACTATCTTCCAGATCCAATTCCTTCCGAGGGTTATGAGTTCGAAGGAAGGAATCCACCCTCGGCGGCTTGA
- the ligA gene encoding NAD-dependent DNA ligase LigA, producing the protein MAKKTQKRSSGSVRPASPGATSVEDEIARLSAEIERHDELYYRNDAPEISDADYDALRRRLTQLEDAHPELKRAGSPSEKVGSAPVAAFGKIAHDVPMLSLGNAFDDQDVVDFVQRVRRFLNLGESDELEITAEPKIDGLSISIRYEGGRLVQAATRGDGAEGENVTANVKTIKDIPHLLVGKDVPDVIDIRGEIYLGHKDFEKLNAAQAASGGKVFANPRNAAAGSLRQLDSSITAQRPLQFFAYAWGAASKLPSDTQRGVVAAFKSWGLPVNPLMEITRSPDELLDYYRGIESKRAKLDYDIDGVVYKVNRLDYQERLGFVSRSPRWAIAHKFAAERATTVLNKIDIQVGRTGALTPVAKLEPVTVGGVVVSNATLHNEDEISRKDIREGDTVVVQRAGDVIPQIVEVVLDKRPQHAAPYKFPAVCPICGSHAVRESDEEGNAADVVRRCTGGLVCGAQLKERLKHFVSRNAFDIEGLGGEKIEFFFETGRIKSAADIFTLEKRDQKSDEPLTKVRGFKETSVNKLFAAINARRTVPLDRFLFALGIRHIGETTAKDLAKAYGTFEALRAAVDAAIQGGKGSEAYQDIDNIEGIGETVVDALIDFFSEQHNQEQLDALLKEVNVTAFKRVQVSSPVTGKTVVFTGTLTKLTRNEAKAQAERLGAKVSGSVSKKTDYVVAGAEAGSKLDNARALGVIVLDEDGWLELIGKA; encoded by the coding sequence ATGGCTAAGAAAACGCAAAAGCGCTCTTCTGGATCGGTGCGTCCGGCTTCTCCGGGCGCGACAAGCGTTGAAGACGAAATCGCCCGGCTGTCGGCGGAAATCGAACGCCACGATGAGCTCTACTACCGTAACGATGCACCCGAAATTTCGGATGCCGACTACGATGCGTTGCGCCGCCGTCTCACCCAGCTGGAAGACGCTCATCCCGAGCTGAAGCGTGCCGGAAGTCCGAGTGAGAAAGTCGGTTCCGCGCCGGTCGCGGCGTTCGGCAAGATCGCGCACGACGTGCCGATGCTGTCGCTCGGCAATGCCTTCGACGATCAGGACGTCGTCGATTTCGTGCAGCGCGTTCGCCGCTTTCTAAATCTCGGCGAGAGCGATGAGCTCGAAATCACGGCCGAGCCGAAGATCGACGGGCTTTCGATTTCGATCCGCTACGAAGGCGGTCGGCTCGTGCAGGCTGCGACGCGCGGAGATGGCGCCGAGGGTGAGAACGTCACGGCCAACGTCAAGACGATCAAGGACATCCCGCACCTTCTCGTCGGCAAGGATGTTCCGGACGTCATCGATATCCGCGGCGAGATTTATCTCGGGCACAAGGATTTTGAAAAGCTCAACGCGGCGCAGGCTGCGAGTGGCGGCAAGGTTTTCGCCAACCCGCGAAACGCGGCTGCGGGATCTTTGCGGCAATTGGATTCGTCGATCACGGCACAGCGGCCGTTGCAGTTCTTCGCGTATGCGTGGGGCGCGGCTTCGAAGCTTCCGTCAGATACGCAGCGCGGCGTCGTCGCAGCGTTCAAGTCTTGGGGGCTGCCGGTCAACCCGCTGATGGAGATCACGCGAAGCCCGGATGAGCTTCTCGATTATTATCGCGGGATCGAGAGCAAGCGCGCCAAGCTCGACTACGACATCGACGGTGTTGTCTACAAGGTCAACCGCCTCGACTATCAAGAGCGGCTCGGGTTCGTGTCGCGCTCGCCGCGCTGGGCGATCGCGCATAAATTTGCGGCCGAACGGGCGACGACGGTTCTGAACAAGATCGATATCCAAGTCGGCCGCACGGGTGCGCTGACGCCGGTCGCGAAACTGGAGCCGGTGACCGTCGGCGGCGTCGTCGTCTCGAACGCGACGCTGCATAACGAAGACGAGATTTCGCGCAAGGACATTCGCGAAGGCGACACGGTCGTCGTACAGCGCGCCGGCGACGTCATTCCGCAGATCGTCGAGGTCGTGCTCGACAAGCGGCCGCAGCACGCCGCGCCTTATAAATTTCCTGCGGTCTGTCCGATATGCGGCAGCCACGCGGTGCGCGAGTCCGATGAAGAGGGAAACGCAGCGGACGTCGTTCGCCGCTGCACCGGCGGCCTCGTGTGCGGCGCGCAGCTGAAAGAGCGCCTGAAGCATTTCGTTTCGCGCAACGCTTTCGACATCGAAGGACTTGGCGGCGAGAAGATCGAGTTTTTCTTTGAGACCGGACGCATCAAATCGGCGGCTGACATTTTCACGCTCGAGAAGCGCGATCAAAAATCCGATGAGCCGCTGACGAAGGTTCGCGGCTTCAAGGAGACCTCGGTCAACAAGCTGTTCGCGGCCATCAACGCGCGGCGGACCGTGCCGCTCGACCGCTTTCTGTTCGCGCTCGGCATCCGTCACATCGGCGAGACGACGGCGAAGGATCTCGCCAAGGCATACGGGACGTTCGAAGCGTTGCGTGCAGCGGTCGATGCCGCCATCCAAGGCGGCAAGGGCAGCGAAGCCTATCAGGATATCGACAACATCGAAGGCATCGGTGAGACGGTCGTCGATGCGTTGATCGACTTTTTCAGCGAGCAGCACAACCAGGAGCAGCTCGATGCGCTGCTGAAGGAAGTGAACGTCACGGCGTTCAAGCGCGTGCAGGTCTCGTCGCCGGTGACGGGCAAGACGGTGGTTTTCACCGGCACGCTGACCAAACTGACGCGCAACGAGGCGAAGGCGCAGGCCGAGCGTTTGGGCGCGAAGGTGTCGGGTTCCGTCTCGAAGAAAACAGACTACGTCGTTGCTGGCGCGGAAGCCGGGTCGAAACTCGACAACGCGCGTGCGCTCGGCGTCATCGTCCTCGACGAGGACGGATGGCTTGAGCTGATCGGGAAAGCCTAA
- the ftsZ gene encoding cell division protein FtsZ: MSIKLQLPTLVDMKPRLTVIGVGGAGCNAVNNMIAAGLQGVEFVVANTDAQSLAASSAEYRVQLGANLTEGLGAGSRPEIGEAAAEEAIAELRSHIAGSHMVFIAAGMGGGTGTGAATVIARAAREVGALTVGVVCKPFAFEGARRMRIAEAGVQSLRQHVDTLIVIPNQNLFRIANERTTFAEAFVLADQVLYSGVACIVELVLKEGLINLDFADVRTIMSNMGAAMMGTGEATGERRAVLAAEEAIANPLLDDVTLRGARGLLLSISGGRDMTLYEVDEAASRIRQEVDPEANIIVGATFDEQLGDRIRVSIVASGMNRPNEQIAAPRAPQPGFVPNQAPAPAARPAHPAQPTESFAPQNPATVPAPPGDLQRRLAEALQPAAPTIQNYSNPSESESRPTQRDSWIAPGNVMIEDGLENFPPLTGNALLRTPPLPSAGVGSSATHSFEPQAPAEFQRTSRRLPAIEDFPPQAQKEWNAHHGAAAGGRAESSTKSGLFGRLANLSRSVKSGQHRDGSRSSDDDMDAGAKQIVGSRERR; the protein is encoded by the coding sequence ATGAGCATCAAGCTGCAACTGCCGACGCTGGTCGATATGAAGCCGAGGTTGACCGTCATCGGGGTCGGAGGCGCGGGCTGCAACGCGGTCAACAACATGATCGCGGCCGGACTGCAGGGCGTCGAGTTCGTCGTTGCCAACACGGATGCGCAATCGCTCGCGGCATCGAGCGCCGAATACCGGGTTCAGCTCGGAGCCAACCTGACCGAGGGGCTCGGCGCCGGGTCGCGGCCGGAAATCGGAGAAGCGGCGGCGGAGGAAGCCATCGCCGAACTTCGTTCGCATATCGCCGGATCGCATATGGTTTTCATCGCCGCTGGAATGGGCGGCGGAACGGGAACGGGGGCCGCGACGGTCATCGCGCGGGCAGCGCGCGAGGTCGGGGCTCTGACAGTCGGCGTGGTCTGCAAGCCGTTCGCGTTCGAAGGCGCGCGGCGGATGCGCATCGCCGAAGCCGGGGTGCAGTCGCTGCGCCAGCACGTCGATACGCTGATCGTCATCCCGAACCAGAACCTGTTCCGGATCGCCAACGAGCGGACGACGTTCGCGGAAGCGTTCGTGCTGGCCGACCAGGTCCTCTATTCCGGCGTCGCCTGCATCGTCGAGCTGGTGCTCAAGGAAGGCTTGATCAACCTCGATTTCGCCGACGTTCGCACCATCATGAGCAATATGGGCGCAGCCATGATGGGAACCGGCGAGGCGACGGGCGAACGCCGCGCCGTTCTCGCCGCCGAGGAAGCCATCGCCAATCCGCTGCTCGACGACGTGACCTTGCGCGGCGCGCGCGGTCTGCTGCTGTCGATTTCGGGCGGGCGCGACATGACCCTTTACGAGGTCGACGAGGCGGCGAGCCGAATTCGCCAGGAAGTCGATCCCGAGGCCAATATCATCGTCGGCGCTACGTTCGACGAGCAGCTGGGCGACCGAATCCGGGTTTCGATCGTCGCGTCCGGCATGAATCGCCCGAACGAGCAGATCGCAGCGCCGCGTGCGCCGCAGCCGGGATTTGTTCCCAATCAAGCGCCGGCTCCGGCCGCACGGCCCGCTCATCCGGCTCAGCCCACAGAATCTTTCGCGCCGCAGAATCCCGCAACCGTACCTGCACCGCCAGGAGATCTACAGCGTCGACTTGCGGAGGCGTTGCAGCCGGCGGCGCCAACTATCCAGAATTATTCTAATCCGAGCGAAAGCGAATCACGCCCGACTCAACGCGACAGCTGGATCGCTCCCGGCAACGTGATGATCGAAGACGGGCTCGAGAATTTTCCGCCGCTCACGGGAAATGCATTGTTGCGGACGCCGCCGTTGCCGTCAGCAGGCGTTGGATCGTCCGCGACTCATTCTTTCGAACCGCAAGCGCCGGCTGAATTTCAGCGTACGTCGCGTCGCCTCCCTGCGATCGAAGATTTTCCTCCGCAGGCGCAGAAGGAATGGAATGCGCATCACGGCGCCGCCGCCGGGGGACGTGCAGAATCGTCAACAAAATCTGGCCTTTTTGGACGTTTGGCAAATCTCAGCCGCAGCGTGAAGTCCGGTCAGCATAGGGACGGCTCGCGGTCGTCCGATGATGACATGGATGCGGGTGCGAAGCAGATTGTCGGCAGCAGAGAGCGGCGCTAA
- a CDS encoding aminopeptidase P family protein — protein sequence MFQTFQTQSGPDHVAERTKALRALMTKAKLDAVLVPRADCHQGEYVPACAERLQWLTGFSGSAGLAVVTKKSALLLIDGRYTVQAKAETDTDVFEVSLLPRARVSEWLLGALSKNQTIGFDPWNHTAGEIARLKAALAPKKIKLKPLPKNPIDTLWGKARPKAPANPVIAQPLTLAGRAASDKLADIQARLKTDGQHAAILTLPDSICWLFNIRGSDVAHNPVVLAFAVVPATGKAELYIDPQRLDAETRAHVAPVAKLLPPKAMAERIAALKAQGKKVRLDPETASFWFEMKLGAAAISRGQDPCILPKAIKSEAEIAGTRAAHIRDGYAMARFLAWLDDNATSGTLDEITAVRQLEAFRRETNMLREISFPTISGSGPNGAIVHYRVTDATNRKVEPNELFLIDSGAQYQDGTTDITRTVAIGVPTDDMKRHFTAVLKGNIAISTARFPKGTRGIDLDPFARRALWAIGEDFDHGTGHGIGSYLSVHEGPQSISRAGMVALQPGMLISNEPGFYKVGAYGIRIENVVLVTQPEQIGEGERPMMGLETITLAPIDRRLIDVDMLDKNERDWINAYHRRVFETLANGLDRATRDWLEQATLPI from the coding sequence ATGTTTCAGACATTCCAAACCCAGTCCGGACCCGATCACGTCGCGGAACGCACCAAAGCGCTTCGCGCGCTGATGACCAAGGCAAAGCTCGACGCCGTGCTTGTGCCGCGCGCCGATTGCCATCAGGGCGAATACGTTCCCGCCTGCGCCGAGCGCTTGCAATGGCTGACGGGATTTTCCGGCTCCGCCGGCCTTGCGGTCGTGACGAAGAAGTCCGCACTGCTGTTGATCGACGGCCGTTACACCGTGCAGGCGAAAGCTGAAACCGACACGGACGTATTCGAAGTCTCGCTTCTGCCGCGCGCGCGAGTGTCGGAATGGCTTCTCGGCGCCCTCAGCAAGAACCAGACGATCGGCTTCGATCCCTGGAACCATACGGCAGGCGAGATCGCACGCCTTAAGGCAGCCCTGGCGCCTAAGAAGATCAAGCTCAAACCGCTTCCCAAAAATCCGATCGACACGTTATGGGGAAAAGCGCGGCCGAAAGCTCCCGCCAACCCGGTCATCGCGCAGCCGTTGACGCTCGCGGGCCGCGCGGCGTCGGATAAACTCGCGGACATTCAGGCGCGCCTGAAGACGGACGGCCAGCACGCTGCAATTCTCACGTTGCCGGATTCGATCTGCTGGCTGTTCAACATTCGTGGCAGCGACGTCGCGCACAATCCGGTCGTCCTCGCATTCGCCGTCGTGCCCGCAACCGGCAAGGCCGAACTCTATATCGATCCGCAGCGACTGGATGCCGAGACCCGCGCGCATGTCGCGCCGGTCGCGAAACTGCTACCGCCGAAGGCGATGGCCGAGCGCATCGCCGCGCTCAAGGCGCAAGGAAAGAAAGTCCGCCTCGATCCGGAGACCGCAAGCTTCTGGTTCGAAATGAAGCTCGGCGCCGCCGCGATCTCGCGCGGCCAGGACCCCTGCATCTTGCCCAAGGCGATCAAGTCGGAAGCCGAAATCGCCGGAACGCGCGCTGCTCATATCCGCGACGGCTATGCGATGGCGCGCTTCCTCGCCTGGCTCGACGACAATGCAACGAGCGGCACGCTCGACGAGATCACCGCCGTCCGCCAGCTCGAAGCGTTTCGCCGCGAGACGAATATGCTGCGCGAAATCAGCTTCCCGACGATCTCGGGCTCCGGACCGAATGGCGCGATCGTGCACTACCGCGTCACCGACGCAACCAATCGCAAGGTCGAGCCGAACGAGCTGTTCCTGATCGACAGCGGGGCGCAATATCAGGACGGAACCACCGACATCACGCGCACGGTTGCCATCGGCGTACCGACCGACGACATGAAGCGCCACTTCACCGCCGTTCTTAAAGGCAACATCGCGATCTCGACGGCGCGCTTTCCGAAAGGCACGCGCGGCATCGACCTCGATCCCTTCGCACGCCGCGCGCTGTGGGCAATCGGCGAAGACTTCGACCACGGCACCGGCCACGGCATCGGAAGCTATCTCTCCGTCCATGAAGGCCCGCAGTCGATTTCACGCGCTGGCATGGTCGCGTTGCAGCCGGGCATGCTGATTTCAAACGAGCCCGGCTTCTACAAAGTCGGCGCCTACGGCATCCGCATCGAAAACGTCGTGCTCGTCACTCAGCCGGAACAGATCGGCGAAGGTGAGCGGCCGATGATGGGGCTGGAAACAATCACGCTTGCTCCGATCGACCGCCGCCTGATCGACGTCGATATGCTGGATAAGAACGAACGCGACTGGATCAATGCCTATCACCGGCGCGTCTTCGAGACGTTAGCTAACGGGCTCGACCGCGCGACGCGCGACTGGCTTGAACAAGCGACGCTTCCGATCTGA